The following are encoded together in the Adhaeribacter arboris genome:
- a CDS encoding alginate export family protein translates to MKKIYIIPFLILFTYQAQAQFTLSGQLRTRTELRDGFGNLPNKGASPAFFTSQRARLNVGYSLEKIKFFTAIQDVRIWGQDASTISNADGNKLMLHEMWAEVALANAADSTAAFKGLDYLGLKIGRQEISYDDQRLLGNLDWLQQARRHDAAILKLMHKGVQLDVGVAYNQNTETKEGRIYVPGNVPTGTATGQIPVTGTVNPAGTNGIGQMYKSFQYVYLSKKVGAFKVSGLFFKDDFQKSTVTPTSRVFTKGLNSRLTTGFNAALLPSPTNKLTLNISAYQQGHQNKEGNPLDAYFASIYSSYSFGAFSAGPGFDFYSGNNGEHATKVNHRFDPLYGTPHKFGGLMDYFYAADGHGPAGLKDFYVKSRYTKGNFSTNVDLHQFLSGNQIAYRENNADALTRYQSNLGTEVDVISTFTYGKYITFEAGYAHMFGTNSLNRIKTSGFPAANNTYLPKQRQANWAYLMINIKPEFLATKATPQPKS, encoded by the coding sequence ATGAAGAAAATATACATTATCCCTTTTCTTATCTTATTTACTTACCAAGCGCAAGCGCAATTCACGTTATCGGGGCAATTGCGTACCCGCACCGAGTTACGCGATGGATTTGGCAATTTACCGAACAAAGGCGCTTCCCCGGCATTTTTTACTTCGCAACGTGCCCGCCTGAATGTGGGCTACAGCTTAGAGAAAATTAAATTTTTTACCGCTATTCAGGATGTGCGCATTTGGGGTCAGGACGCTTCCACGATAAGCAACGCCGACGGCAATAAATTAATGCTGCACGAAATGTGGGCCGAAGTTGCGCTCGCGAATGCCGCTGATTCAACGGCAGCCTTTAAAGGTTTAGATTACTTAGGATTAAAAATTGGCCGTCAGGAGATTAGTTACGACGATCAACGCTTATTAGGTAACCTCGACTGGTTGCAGCAAGCCCGTCGGCACGATGCGGCCATTTTAAAATTAATGCACAAAGGCGTGCAGTTAGATGTGGGAGTGGCTTATAACCAAAATACCGAAACCAAAGAAGGCAGAATATACGTGCCGGGCAATGTGCCTACGGGAACAGCTACTGGGCAGATTCCGGTAACCGGAACGGTTAACCCAGCGGGTACCAACGGCATCGGGCAAATGTATAAATCGTTTCAGTACGTTTACCTGAGCAAAAAAGTCGGCGCATTTAAGGTGTCGGGCTTATTCTTTAAAGACGATTTTCAAAAATCTACGGTAACCCCAACGAGCCGGGTATTTACAAAAGGTCTGAACAGTCGGTTAACAACGGGCTTTAACGCGGCTTTACTGCCTAGCCCCACCAATAAATTAACCCTGAATATTTCGGCTTATCAGCAAGGCCACCAAAACAAAGAAGGTAATCCTTTAGATGCTTATTTTGCCAGCATTTACAGCAGCTATTCTTTCGGCGCCTTTTCGGCGGGACCCGGCTTTGATTTTTATTCCGGCAACAACGGGGAACATGCTACCAAAGTAAATCATCGTTTCGACCCACTGTACGGTACGCCGCATAAGTTTGGCGGTTTAATGGATTATTTTTACGCCGCTGATGGCCACGGTCCGGCTGGTTTGAAAGATTTTTATGTAAAGAGTCGCTACACCAAAGGCAATTTCTCCACGAACGTAGACCTGCACCAATTTTTATCCGGCAACCAGATTGCCTACCGCGAAAATAACGCGGATGCTTTAACCCGCTACCAATCTAACCTGGGCACCGAAGTAGATGTGATTTCTACTTTTACTTACGGCAAATACATCACCTTTGAAGCGGGTTATGCCCATATGTTCGGTACTAATTCGCTCAACCGCATCAAAACTTCCGGGTTTCCGGCCGCTAATAACACTTACCTGCCCAAGCAGCGCCAGGCCAACTGGGCTTACCTCATGATCAACATCAAACCTGAATTTCTGGCTACTAAAGCTACCCCACAACCTAAATCCTAA